The DNA window CCACGTTCGTCGATTCGGGCGCGACGCGTCTTGTGTACGCGGCGCCCGCCGTCGTAGGCTCGCGCGGGCTGGGCCCTCCGAGATGGCGATCACGATCGAGACCCCGCAGGGAACCGACGCGCTGACCGAGTTCGTCCTCTTCCAGGACGCCGTCTACGCGGAGCGGTCCGCGCGCTGGCCGGCGCTCCCGCCGCTCCAGCTCCCGATGCTCGCCGGGGAGAGCCCCTTCACCGCAGGCCGGACGCTCCATCCGTTGCTGGCGCGCGACGGCGGCCGGATACTGGCGCGCGCCCTCGCGCTGCTCGACGGGCGCTACAACCGCCACTGGAACGAGCGCCTGGGCCACGTCCTCATGTTCGAGGCGCGGCCCGGGACGCGCGAGGCGACCCGGCTCCTGCTCGACCGAGCCTGCGCATGGCTCGAGGAGCACGGGGCCGAGGCGGCCCGTGCGGGCTTCGGCATGCTCGAGTTCCCCTTCGTCATCGACGACTACGAGTCGCTGCCGCCGAGCATCCTGCGCCACAACCCCGCCTACTACCACGCGCTCCTGAAGGATGCGGGCTTCGAGTCCGAGCACGGCATGGTGGACTACAAGATCCAGGTCCGCGCCGAGCTGGTGGCCCGCTGGGAGAGCGCCCTCGAGGCGGTGCGCCGTGCCGGGTGCGAGATCGTGCCGCTCGCCGAGGTCCCGGAAGCCCGGCGGGCCGCGGAGTTCACGGAGCTCTGGAACGACGGCTTCAAGGCGCACTGGGGATACACGCCGTTCTCGGAGGCGGAGATCGCGCTCCTGCTCAGCGCGTTCGCGCCGACGGGTGTGCTCGACACGTCGGTCATGGCCTACCGTGCCGGCCGCCCCGTGGGCGCCTTGTGGGTGGGTCCGGAGACCACGGCGGGCGCGGTGCTCGCGCCGGGCCGGGTGCTGGCCGACGCCGAGAAGCTCAACTTCCTCGGGATCGCCGTTCGCGAGTCGGATCGCGGCCGAGGTGTGAACCTCGCGATGTCGGCATACGCCTACCTCGAGCTGGTACGGCGCGGCGCGCGGTACGTGAGCTACACCCTCGTGCTCGACGACAACTGGCCGTCGCGGCGGACGGCCGAGAAGCTCGGCGCCGAGGTCTGCGCCAGCTACCTCGTCTATCGGCGGAACTTCCGGCGCTGAGCCCCGGCCGTCCGGGATCGCCGCCGATACCAGCGCCGTTGCATGGGGAGTCGTCCATAGCATTTGCGCCGTCCAGCATTCAGGCCGCCCAGCCTACAGTCTATGGTTGACACTTGACTGTGTGCGGCGGTATGCGAGCAGAGCGATTACCGACGGCAGTTCGGCGATTCCAGGAAGCAACGCAGATTAGAAAAAAGTCAGGATCCCGGGCGCCTCCGCGACATCCGATGGCATTGCAGTGATCGAGTGGCGTCCAGCTCAACTCCAAACACACAAGGACTACGGAGAACCACGATGAAAGCGGTGTACAAAAATCTTGCGTTTCAGATGTTGGCGACGGTCGCGTTCGCCGTTATCGTCGGCGGCCTGGCAGGGCATAGCGCGGCCGCTGACAGCTGCCCCCTCAGCCATGGCTTCTGGCGGAACCACCCCACCGCATGGCCGGTCACGAGCCTCACGTTGGGGAGCCAAACATATTCCCAAGCCGAGTTGCTGACGATTCTCGGTACGTCCGTCGGAGGTAAGGGAGGCGCCGATGCCAGCTTGATACTCGCTGATCAACTGATCGCAGCCGAGCTCAACATCGCGAACGGTTCCGATTCCGCACCGGTGGACAGCACGATCGCGGACGCGGATGACCTGCTCGCGGGGTTTGGCGGCAAGCTCCCCCTGGCGGTCCGGCCCCCCTCGGAGACCGGACAGGCGATGATCGCCGACGCGGAGGTACTCGCCAGCTACAACGACGGGCAGCTGACCCCTGATTGCGCGCCGTAGGGGAGAGGGGACGTGCCCGCCCCGGGCGCGCCCGGTCGGGTTCCGGCGAGGCTTCCCCTTTCGAGTCGAAAGGCGGTAGCCTCGTCGGAACCCGATGGGTGACTCGCCTCCGGTGGTGGCCGCATGACGGTCCCCGACGACGTCCGGCAGGTGCTCGAAGCCTGGGCACGGCGGGGCCGCTTCGTCACGCTCGCCGAGGGGCATCGCATCTTCGCCGTGCAGGAGGGGACGGGCCCGGACCTCGTTCTCGTGCACGGCTTTCCCTCCACCAGCCACGACTTCGCGGCCGCGCTGTCCCTGCTGACGCCGCGCTTCCGCGTCACCGCCTTCGACCAGCTGGGTTTCGGATTCTCCGACAAGCCGGCGGGGGACGTCTCGTACTCCCTGCTCGATCAGGGCCGGCGCGCGGGCGAGGTCGTGCGCGCGCTCGGCGTCGAGCGGGCGCGCGTGGTGGGACACGACATGGGGCTCACCGTCGCGGTCGAGATGCTCTGCCGCCACGAGGAGCGCACCCTGGGTTTCGCGATCGGTGACCTCGTGCTGTGCAACGGCAGCCATCTGGTCGAGCTCGCACGGATCACGCCCTTCCAGTACGCGATCATGACCGACGACGGCGCCGCCGACTTCGCCCGCAACTTCGACCCCGAGGCGTTCGCCAAGGCCCTCGGCTTCGTCTGGGCCGACGCGACTCGCACTCCGGCGGTCGACCTCCGCGCGATCGCGTACTGGCTGGCGCTCGGCGGTGGGCTCGATATCCTCCCGCGCATCGCGCGCTACAACCTCGAACGCACCTGGTCCGCCGACCGCTGGCGGCCCATCCTCGGGCGGACGGCCGTGCCGATCCGTGTGGTGTGGGGCGACCGTGACCCGATCGCCGTCCTCGAGATCGGCCGCAGGCTCGCGGAGATGTCCGGCGGCCCGCTCACGGTGCTCGAAGGGATTGGCCACTACCCTCAGATGGAAGCACCGGCGGCCTGGGTGGCAGCCGTCGCACTGTGATACAGCTGTCTCAGCGCTGATACAGGTATTGCGCTCGCCGCTGGCTCTGCTAAGAGCGCCCTCGTGGATCAAGCCCCTGACGGGCCCTGGCTTCTCCTACTCCACCAAATTCCGCCCCAGCCCGGCTACTTTCGCGTGAAGATGTGGCGCCGGCTCCAAGCGCTCGGCGCCGTCGCGATCAAGAATTCCGCGTACGTCCTCCCCAGGACCGACCAGGCGCGCGAGGACTTCGAGTGGGTTCTGCGGGAGATCATCAAGCAGGGCGGCGAGGCATCGCTTTGTGAGGCGCGCTTCGTCGACGGATTGCGTGACGACCAGGTCGAAGCGCTCTTCAACGCTGCACGGGACGCCGAGTACGGCGGGATCGTCGCGGAGGCTCGTCGGGTAGCGGACAACCTGCCATCGGGGGAAGCGCTGCCCGAGGGTCGCCGCCCGCAACTCGAAGCCGAGGTCGCTCGGCTCAAGCGACGACTCGCGGAGGTGAGCGCCCTCGACTTCTTCGGCGCACCCGGTCGGGAGGCGGCCGACGGACTCGTCGCCAGCCTCGAGGCGCGTGCGCAGCGGGGTTTGGAGAGGATGGCCGACGGCCGGCAGCTGGGCGACCTTCATGGCCGTACGTGGGTCACGCGCAAGGGAATCCATATCGACCGCATCGCGAGCGCCTGGCTGATCCGGCGTTTCGTCGACCCCGGGGCAGCTTTCAAGTTCGTGCCGGCCAGGAGCTACCGGCCGGAGCCCGGCGAGCTGCGCTTCGACATGTTCGAGGCCGAGTTCACGCATGAAGGTGACCTCTGCACGTTCGAGGTGCTGCTCGCTCGCGTGCGCCTCGACGACCCGGCGCTTCGCCCGATCGCAGCGATCGTCCATGACATCGACCTGAAGGACGCGAAGTTCGACCGCCCGGAAGCGGCGGGGATTGATCGCTTGATCGCCGGGATCGCCATGCGGCACCGAGACGACGAGGATCGGTTGGCCCGAGGGGCGGCTGTCTTCGACGACCTCTACGAGTACTTCCGAAGAAAGCGGGCCTGAGGGAGAGACCACGTTGCGAGCCAAGGCGTGGAGCGCGCTAGAGAAGGTCGTTGACGCGCACGACCAGACCTTCGCTGAGCCCGGCAAGGTGGGGCTGTGGACGAAAGCCGACTCGGTCACGGAGTTCGACGGCCTGACGGTGGCGCCGCTCGGGGAGAGCCCGTGACCATCCCCCCAGCGGCCGCGGCGCTGACGGCCCCTGGGGCGCCGTGCAGCCTCCGCGAGTTGCTCGGCTACTTCCTCCGCCTCGGCACACTCGGGTTCGGCGGACCGATCGCGCTCGTCGGCTACATGCAGCGCGACCTCGTCGACCAGCGCCGCTGGGTCTCGAGGCAGGACTACGTCGAGGGGCTCGCCCTCGCGCAGCTCGCGCCGGGGCCGCTCGCGGCGCAGCTCGCGATCTACCTCGGATGGGTGCGCGCCGGCGTGCCCGGGGCGACGCTGGTGAGTGTCGCCTTCATCCTGCCGTCGTTCCTCATGGTGCTCGCGCTCTCGGCGCTCTACCTCCGCTACGGTGGGCTCGCGTGGATGCAGGGCGTGTTCTACGGCGTCGGGGCTGCGGTGATCGCGATCATCGCCCGGAGCGCGTGGAAGCTGGTCCACATGACGCTCGGTCAGGACCGGCTTCTCTGGGTGCTCTTCGGGGTGAGCGCGCTGGTGACCGCGTGGACGGAGTCCGAGGTGGTATGGCTCTTCGTGCTGTGCGGCGTGGCGGCACTCGTGGTGCGAGGGCTCGCCGGCCACCCCGCGGCCGCGCTCGGGCTCGTCCCGGTCTGGCTGCTCACGGGCCTCCACGGGCCCGCCAACGGCGGCACCCTCGCGCGGGTCTTCTGGTACTTTGCCGAGGCCGGGGCGTTCGTCTTCGGGAGCGGGCTCGCGATCGTGCCGTTCCTCTATGGCGGCGTCGTCGGTGCCTTCCACTGGCTGACGGAACGGCAGTTCCTCGATGCGGTCGCGGTGGCCATGATCACGCCGGGACCCGTCGTCATCACGGTGGCCTTCATCGGCTACCTGGTGGCCGGCCCGCTCGGCGCCGCCCTCGCGGCGCTCGGTGTGTTCCTGCCCTGCTATCTCTTCGTCGTCATCCCGGCGTCGTACTTCCGGCGCGCCGTGCACGACCGCCGCGTGCGGGCGTTCGTCGACGGCGTGACGGCGGCCGCCACCGGCGCCATCGCGGGCGCGGCCTTCGTGCTCGGCCGCCGGGCGATCGTCGACGTGCCGACGGCGCTGATCGCGCTCGGGACGGTCGCCATCCTGGTGCGAGCGAGGCGAATCCCCGAGCCGCTCGTCATCCTCGCGGCTGGCCTGATTGGGCTGGGGCTGAAGGGCGCGGTCGGGCACTGAGCGCAATGCGCACGGTGGCTGGCGGGGACCGACTCTCCATTTACCCTCCCGAGACCGGCCCCCGACCCAGGGACCGTCCACGAGGAGCGCCAAGCGCAAGGGGGTACGAGGGTAGCGGCCGAACACGGACGAGCAGGCGCCGATCCTGACGAAGATTTCAGGAAGAGTTCAGGAAGGTCCGAGTGGCTCGATGGTCTTCTCGGCGTAGTATCTGGTGGTGAGCTTCCTGTGCGCATCCTCGTCGTCGAAGACGAAGCCAAGGTAGCAGCGGCCCTGAAGGAAGGCCTCGGGGCGGAACACCACGAGGTCGTCGTCTCGGCAACGGGCGAGGATGGCTTCTTTCGTGTGAACGCCGAGACCTTCGATCTGATCGTGCTCGACCTGATGCTTCCCGGACGCGACGGCATCGAGATCCTGTCGACCCTGCGGAGACGCGGCCTAGGCACGCCGGTTCTCATCCTGACGGCCAGGGATGCGGTCGAGGACCGGGTGCTCGGGCTCGACAGTGGTGCGGACGACTACCTCGTGAAGCCGTTCGCCTTCCCCGAGCTTCTGGCCCGCATCCGCGCCCTGCTGCGCCGCGGTCGGCCCGATCAGATCCTGCGGCTGAAGGCGGCCGACCTCGAAATGGATCTGATCAGCCGACGGGTAACGAGGGGAAGCAGGTCGATCGAGCTCACGTCCCGCGAGTTCGACCTCCTGGAGTACCTGCTGCGTCATCATCAGCAGCTCGTATCGCGGGAGATGCTCGCCCGCGATGTCTGGAAGGAGCCCTCGCGGGCCACGCCGCTCGACAACGTGATCGACGTGCACATCGCCCGGCTGCGGAAGAAGGTCGATCAGGACGCACCGGCGAAGCTCATCCACACGGTGCGCGGCGTCGGGTTCGTCCTGCGCGAGGGCGAGCCATGACGAGCTGGTGGCGCCATCAGAGCATCCGCGTCCGCCTCACGCTCTGGTACGCCGCGGCCCTGAGCGCGGTCCTGGCCCTCTACGCGGGTGGGGTGTTCGCCTTCCTGCGGCACAGCCTCTCCGCGGACCTGGACGGCGGGCTCCGTGACGATCGCGAGGTTGCCGAGCAGATGCTCGAGCGGACGCCGGCTGGCGGAGTCGGCTGGCGAGCCGAGCCGGACGACGATGACGACGAGGCGATCGCTGGCCGCTGGCTCGAGGTCCGGAGCCCGGATGGTACCCTTCTGTACGCGAGGCCGTCCGGGATCCCCGCCGACGTTCGCGTCAGGCGTCTGAGTGGGCCGTACACCGTCGACGGCCTCCCCGTTGTCATCCAGGTGGCACGGTCCGAGGAGCCGCTCCATCGGGAGTTGCGCGAGCTCCTCATCATCATGGCTGCGGGGCTTCCCTTCGCGGTCGCGATCGCGGCGATGGGCGGCTATTTCCTCGCGCGACGGGCGCTCGCCCCCGTGAGCCGCATGGCCGAACGCGCACGGACGATCACGGCCGAGCGACTCGGGGAGCGGCTTCCGGTCGAGAATCCGGGGGACGAACTCGGGCAGCTGGCCGCTGTGTTCAACGATGCGTTCGCCCGGCTCGAGCGGTCTTTTGAGCAGCTGCGCCGCTTCACGGCGGATGCCTCACACGAGCTGCGGACGCCGCTCACGGCGATGCGGAGCGTCGGCGAGGTCGGCCTGCGAGAGCATCGCGATGCAGCAGCGTATCGCGAGATCATCGGCAGCATGCTCGAGGAGACAGATCGGCTTGGACGGCTGGTGGAAGGGCTCCTGACGCTCTCTCGGGCCGACGGGGGCAACGTGTCGCTCAAGCGCGAGGCCGTCGATCTCGCCGAGCTGGCGCGTGACGTCGCGGGGCACCTCGGTGTGCTGGCCGAGGAAAAGCGGCAGTCGTTCGCGGTCCAAGCGTCGGGGCCGGTCCCGGCGTGGGTGGATCGCGTCGTGATCCGGCAGGCGCTGATCAATCTGGTGGACAACGCCATCAAGTACACGCCGCCCGGTGGCAGCGTCGGGATCGTCGTACGGGACGGAGGGCCCGGGCCGACCGTCGAGGTCACCGACACCGGGTCTGGCATACCACCCGAGCATCGCGATCGCGTGTTCGATCGCTTCTACCGAATCGACAAGGCGCGATCGCGTGATCTCGGTGGGGCGGGCCTCGGGCTGGCCATCGCTCGTTGGGCGGTCGAGGCACACGGCGGGCGAATTGATCTGGAAAGCGTCGAGGGACGCGGATCAACGTTCCGGATCTCGTTGCTGCACGCGGAAGGATCGAACTCGGTGCCGCGTGCGGCCGAAGTCAACTGAAAGGAGGGAGGCGTCATGAAGAGAGGTGCTCTATTGCCGCTGGTGAGCTCGGTGGTGTTGCTGCTCGGTTCCAGTGTGTCGTGGGCCGGTCAGTACGACGAGAAGGAACGTGCCGAACTCGCGCAAGCGCTCAAAGGAGCCAAGGTGTCGCTGAAGCAAGGCATCGTCGCGAGCGCGCCCAAAGGTAAACCGATCTCCGGGAAGTTCGAGGTGGAGGACGGGAAGCTGCAACTGTCCGTGTACACGGCGAAGGGTGGCGGGTTCTCCGAGGTCGTTGTCGATCCGAAGAACGGACGCGTGGCGAAGGTCGAGGCCATCGAAGGCGGCGAAGATCTTACGGCGGCCAAGGCACAGGCCGACGCCATGACCAAGGCCAAGACACCACTTGGCGGCGCAGTCGATGCCGCCGTCAAGAAGAATCCGGGCTTTCGGCCCGTCAGCGTGATTGCTGCTCTGAAGGACGGCCATCCGGTCGCAGACGTGACCCTCATCAAGGGTGACGAGCTCAGGACTGCCTCGGAAAGACTCGATTAGGCTCGTCACGCGACGCGCTGTACGCGTTCCTGAACGAGCCGAGGGGCGAGGGACGGTGATGATGATAATGAAGCCGGATACTCGCCGTCGTCTCTGGCGGACTCTGCTGGTCGCGGGAACGCTCGCCATCGGTCTGAGCGTCGATGACGCCGCCGCGGCGCTCATCCCGTCTGTTTCGAACGAGCTCCGGGGCCGCCCGCTTCCCAGCTTCGAGTCGCAGACGCTCGATGGCCAGCCCTTCTCGTCGAGAGACCTCGTCGGCAAGCCCGTCATCGTGAACTTCTTCGCGAGCTGGTGCCCGGTCTGTTCAATGGAGCTGAAGGACTTGCAAGCCCTCCAGCCCGATCTGCGGCAACGCGGGGTTCCGGTCATCGAGGTGCTGGTCGATCCGGTGGAGACACCGGACACGGTCGATGCGGCTCGGCAACAGCTCGCGCGCAATCCGCTTCCCTTCCCCGTCGTGATGATGGTCCCGGCGCTCCGGGACGTGTTCGGGTACGAAGGGTTCCCGGCGACCTACTTCGTGAAAGCGGATGGCACGTTCTCGACGACACTCTTCGGCTATCAGCCGATCGAGCAGATGCGGCAGGCCGCGTGGGAGATCGCGGGGGAAGGTGCGGAGACGACGACGGCACCGTCGTCCTCGCCGCCCCCGTCCGGTGGTGTCGGACGGCATCCAGCGTGGGAGAAACGACCGCTCCTCGCATTGGTTCCCGCGCCGTGGGCGCAGTGGCATCCGCTCCTGGTCCACTTCCCGATTGCCCTTCTCGTTCTCGAGGCGGTGTTCGTGTGCGCGCTCCTCGTGCGGCCGAACGAGCGCATGGCGCAGTTCTCGACCTGGCTGCTCGGCGCGGCCGTCGTGAGCCTGGTGCCGACGATCCTCACGGGTATCCGTGATGCGGGAGCTGACCTCGGCCCCGACTCACCCTTCTGGAACGGCTTGCACGATCGCCTGACGCATCTGTTCCGTCTGGAGAGTTCCGTCTCACTCCACGTCCTTTTCGGGCTTGCCGTGACGCTCATCGCGTTTGGCCGCCTCGCGTGGCGCGTGCGGGCAGGCGATCGGATCCTGGGCGGCGGCCAGCGGATGGCCTTCACCCTCGTCACCCTGCTCGGTCTTTGGGTTCTCTTCGGTGGAGGCCAGGTCGGGGGTGGTATCTCGCACCGATGACACGAACGAGAGGAAGGAAAGGAGAGACGTCATGAAGACGACGCGTCTGTCGCTGCTGCTGATCCTCGCCGTAGCCATGGTGAGGAGTGCCGGGGCCGAGGGGCCCGACGCGGAACTGGTCGCGAAGATCACTGGCCTCAAGCCGGATGTGAAGAACGACATCGCGAAGGTCAGCGTGCCACGCGGGGACCTCGGGGCGGTCATCGACGGGGCGAAGATGCAGCCGTTCCAGGGCCTCACCTCGTGGGCTGCCTTCCAGGCTGCGGGCGACAAGACGATCGTCATGGGCGACATGACCCTGACCGAGCCGCAGGTGAATCCGACCATGAGCGCCGCCCTTGACAACGGACTCCAGGTGACCGCCCTGCACAACCACTTCTTCTTCGATCGCCCGCACGTGTTCTTCATGCACATCGGCGGTGAGGGAACCACGGAGCAGCTGGCGACGGGGGTGCGGAAGGCTCTGGACGCCGCGAACGCGACTCAGCGAGGAGTCGGCTTCGGGGGCGTGAGCATCCCGGCGAAAAGCACGATCGACCCGAAGCCGCTCGAGGCGATCCTCGGCGCATCCGCGCAGGCGAAGGACGGGATCGCGAAGTTCTCCTTCGGCCGCAAGACGTCCATGCACGGCACCGAGGTCGGGGAGGCGATGGGCGTGAACACCTGGGCGGCATTCGCAGGGAGCCAGCGAGCCGCGGTGGTCGATGGCGACTTCGCGATGCTCGAAGACGAACTGCAGGACGTCCTCAAGGCGCTGCGTCACGCGAACATCAACATCGTCGCGATCCACAACCACATGACGCACGAGCAGCCGCGCATCATGTTTCTGCACTTCTGGGCGAAGGGCTCGGCCGAGGAACTCGCGCGGGGTGTCAAATCCGCCCTCGACACGCAGAAGAAGTGAGTCGAGAGGCAGGCAGGAGGCACATCATGAAGAGACTCATCCGTAGCGTCGTGGTCGCAATGTTTGTTGCCACGGCAGCATCGGCAGAGACATGGAATTTCGATGCGGACCCCGTCAACGCGCCGCCGCCGGGCTTCTCGTTCGGCCGCACCGGGAAGGGGAAGCCGGGGCGTTGGGTCGTCCAGGCGGAGAAGGATGCGCCGAGCGCCGGAAACGTGCTCGCGCAGCTCGACGCCGACACCACCGACTATCGCTTCCCGGTTGCCGTCGCGGGCGAGCCGAAGTTCGGCGATGTCAACCTGTCGGTCCGGTGCGAGCCCGTATCGGGTCGAGTGGACCAGGCTTGCGGTCTCGTGTTCCGGTATCAGGACGAGAACAACTACTACCTGACGCGCGCCAACGCTCTCGAAGACAACGTGAATCTGTACTACGTGAAGGACGGGAAACGGCGGCAGATCACGGGATGGCGCGGGAAGGTGACGAGTGGCGCCTGGCACCAGCTGGGGGTCGAGGCGCGTGGCGATCACTTCGTGGTGTCGTTCGATGGCAACAAGGTGGTCGATGCCCACGACTCGACCTTCTCCCAACCAGGCAAGGTCGGTGTGTGGACCAAGGCCGATTCGGTCACGTACTTCGACGACTTGACGGCCGCGGCGCCCCGTTGACCGTGGTCCTACACGCTCGACCGGCCGCTCGCTTCCTCGGACCACGGCTCATGATGCGGTCGTGCATGATCCTCATCGGGCTCGCCGCGTCGACCTGCGGGCGGGGCGGACCTGAGGTCGTGGCGTACACCTCCGTCGATCAGGTCTTCTCCGAGCCGGTCTTCCGCGAGTGCGAGCGGCAGGCCGGGCTCGCCCTGCGGGCCGTCTTCGACACCGAGGAGACGAAGAGCACCGGGGTCGTGAACCGCCTCATCGCCGAGGCCGCGAGCCCGCAGGCAGACGTCTTCTGGTCGGGCGATCCCGTGCGGCCGTTCCTGCTCGTCAAGCGAGGGCTGGTGGAGCCCTACGTGTCGCCGAACGCGGCCGCGATCCCGGCCGCCTTCAAGGCAGCCGACGGGACCTGGACCGGGTTCGCGGCCCGGGCGCGCGTCCTGCTCGTCAACACGACGCGCGTCGACGAGGCTTCGATGCCGCGCTCGATCATCGACCTCGCGAACCCGCACTGGAGCGGCGATGCGGCCATCGCGAACCCGCTCTTCGGCACCACCACCATGCACGTCGCGGCGCTGTTCGCCCTGTGGGGTGACGAACGGGCGCGGGCCTTCCTCGCGGATCTCCGCACGAACGCGGTGCGCGTCGCGAGCTCCAACGGCGAGGTGAAGCGGCTGGTCGCCGCCGGCGAGGTCGCCTTCGGCCTGACCGACACGGACGACGCCCACGAGGCGCTCGAGGAGCACGCTCCGGTCGCCGTCGTCTACCCCGATCAAGAGGGTTTCGGAACGCTCGTCATGCCGACGGTGGTCGTGCTCCTGAAGGGCGGGCCGCATCCGCAGCTCGGCAAGCGGCTCAGCGACTGCTTGCTTCGGCCCGAGGTCGAGCGACGCCTCGCCGAGTCCGCCGCGCACATGCCGCTGCGCTCCGGCGTGCCGCCATCACCCGGCGCCGTCCCGATCGACCAGCTGCGCGCCATGCCCGTCGACTACGCGCGTCTCGGCGAGATCATGGAACGCATCGAGCCCTGGCTCCGCCAATGGGCCGGCGTCTGAGGGGAAGGGAAACAGCATGCGCTTTCGGAAGCTGCTCGTGCTCCTCCTCGCCACCCCCGTGCTCGCCGCCGCGCCAGACGAGCGGCTGATCGCGAGGATCACGGGCCTCGAGCCCGAGGTGAAGGCGGGCGTGGTCAAGGTGTCGGTGCCGCGCACCGCGCTCTCCATCACCGTCGACGGCGTCAAGATGGATCCCTTCCAGGGGTTCACGTCCTGGGCGGCGTTCCAGGCGAGCGGCGACCGAACCATCGTGATGGGCGACCTCGCGCTCGCGGAGGACGAGGTGAGCCCGGTGATGAGCGCCGCGCTCGCCAACGGGCTCGCGGTCACCGCGCTCCACAATCACTTCGCCTACGATCGTCCCCGGATGCTCTTCATGCACATCGAGGGCGTGGGCCCGACCGAACGGCTTGCGACTGCGCTCCGCAAGGCGCTCGACGCCGTCCAGCACGTGCGCCGGACGCCGGCGCCGGCGGAGAGCTTCGGCGGCCCCGACATCCCAGCCACGAGCAGCATCGACCCGAAGCCGCTCGAGGCGATCCTCGGCCGCCGCGGGCAGGCGAAGGACGGCATGGTGAAGTTCGTGTTCGAGCGGAAGACGACGATGCACGGCATGGACCTCGGCGCGGCGATGGGCGTGAGCACGTGGGCCGCGTTCGCCGGCAACCCCGAGCGGGCCGTCGTGGACGGCGACTTCGCGATGCTCGAGTCCGACGTGCAGGTCGTGCTCAAGGCGCTCCGCGCGGCGGACATCCACGTCGTCGCGCTCCACAGCCACATGCTCCACGAGCAGCCTCGCATCATGTTCCTCCACTACTGGGGCAAAGGCCCGGCGGAGGAGCTGGCGCGCGCGCTCAAGAGGGCGATGGCCACGCAGCGAAAGTGATCCCCCGCTGGCGCGCCGTCCTCGCCGCGATGGTGATCGCGCTGGCCGGCTCTCGGCCGGCGCTCGGGCTCCGGCCGTTCGTCTCGACCGATGCCGCGGTGGCCGCCCCGGGGGAGCTGGAGTTCGAGCTCGGGTACGTGGGCTTTCGACGCCGG is part of the Deltaproteobacteria bacterium genome and encodes:
- a CDS encoding DUF1259 domain-containing protein — encoded protein: MRFRKLLVLLLATPVLAAAPDERLIARITGLEPEVKAGVVKVSVPRTALSITVDGVKMDPFQGFTSWAAFQASGDRTIVMGDLALAEDEVSPVMSAALANGLAVTALHNHFAYDRPRMLFMHIEGVGPTERLATALRKALDAVQHVRRTPAPAESFGGPDIPATSSIDPKPLEAILGRRGQAKDGMVKFVFERKTTMHGMDLGAAMGVSTWAAFAGNPERAVVDGDFAMLESDVQVVLKALRAADIHVVALHSHMLHEQPRIMFLHYWGKGPAEELARALKRAMATQRK